A window from Littorina saxatilis isolate snail1 linkage group LG9, US_GU_Lsax_2.0, whole genome shotgun sequence encodes these proteins:
- the LOC138976927 gene encoding toll-like receptor 4, with amino-acid sequence MNGANCDLINDDIFDHIPSLRHLSLSNSRLTQNDIHTRAHRLFQHLERLEILDLSRNWLVEIEERRLPMLMDLKELRLSYNSFQTIPVNLDLHSKLTALDLSFNSVPSLTSLERQSLDDFASHHEIRLQLTGNPLLCACSNLDFVRWLRDTSVILDGEGASTRRYTCTAETGEITDTEQVMADIEYHWRRCIGQRVFGYTLAAFLLQLLGLLLVYLCFRSWTHVRYFWNVVRRLRLPRRQDFGKDVYMVYADQDTELACLDLPRCLRPYGVRLLLRSLEDAVGSVKAENIVTNIENSWKVLLLVPRAFAEDDWSCGFTVQQAQRSITDTLPDRVLVLFMDDPSTLPPMASLELLMRNYPERNVFHVHRDTPVEDPVWQRLAEAILGHDI; translated from the exons ATGAACGGAGCAAACTGTGATTTAATAAATGACGATATTTTTGACCATATTCCATCATTGAGGCATCTGTCCCTGTCTAACAGTCGTCTGACTCAAAATGATATTCACACTCGCGCGCATCGACTGTTTCAACATTTGGAGCGATTGGAAATACTTGATTTGTCTCGAAACTGGCTGGTCGAAATTGAAGAGAGACGTCTGCCGATGCTGATGGATTTAAAAGAACTCAGATTATCTTACAACAGTTTCCAGACAATACCCGTGAATCTTGACCTTCACTCAAAATTGACCGCACTTGACCTGTCATTTAACAGCGTGCCCTCACTGACCTCATTGGAACGACAATCCCTGGACGACTTTGCGTCACACCATGAAATTAG ATTGCAGTTGACGGGAAATCCGTTGCTGTGCGCATGCTCTAATCTTGACTTTGTCCGCTGGCTCCGGGACACGTCCGTTATTCTGGACGGTGAGGGCGCGAGCACCCGCAGGTACACGTGCACCGCAGAAACAGGAGAGATTACCGACACAGAACAAGTGATGGCTGATATCGAATACCACTGGCGGCGATGCATCGGGCAGCGTGTGTTTGGGTACACACTGGCGGCTTTTCTCCTGCAG CTGCTGGGCCTGTTGCTGGTGTACCTGTGCTTCCGGAGCTGGACGCACGTGCGCTACTTCTGGAACGTGGTGAGACGTCTCCGCCTGCCACGCCGCCAGGACTTCGGAAAGGACGTGTACATGGTGTATGCTGACCAGGACACGGAGCTGGCCTGCCTGGATCTGCCTCGGTGTCTGCGGCCCTATGGCGTCCGTCTTCTGCTGAGGAGTCTGGAGGATGCTGTGGGTTCCGTCAAGGCTGAGAACATCGTGACTAACATCGAGAACAGCTGGAAG GTACTACTGTTGGTTCCGAGGGCCTTCGCCGAGGACGACTGGTCCTGTGGCTTCACGGTCCAGCAAGCACAGCGCAGCATCACAGACACGCTGCCTGACCGCGTGCTGGTGCTCTTCATGGACGACCCGAGCACCCTGCCCCCCATGGCCTCCCTGGAGCTGCTGATGCGCAACTATCCTGAGCGTAACGTGTTTCACGTGCACAGGGACACGCCTGTGGAGGACCCGGTCTGGCAGAGACTGGCTGAGGCCATCTTGGGGCATGACATTTGA
- the LOC138976925 gene encoding insulin-like growth factor-binding protein complex acid labile subunit — MDWGISRGFSLLCSIVITTSCLVKENQEGVHLDCRFNGMTSLNGQPTGKGASVDLSHSGISAPPDSPETGLVDSKFTNLSYNLLKTLIENAFLGLQQLQTLDLSHNRVSAIQNKTFVGLTSLRTLRLGFNRLREVMAEVFYGLDQLTTLQLNHNELSVIENNTFDGLTSLQRLNLQSNTILTLEVQAFKGLSALTVLDLSGNKLRYKHSSLPERVFAALRSLQELYIQDNNQDGIGDYPTNVFNDLAALKRLSIDSFHDVYFGADFAQLQSLQNLDIDSNCRIGRLQNKSFDGLKSTCLQSIRIIHCTRLFNIEAVYVDEDDDSVHLAQCVEHLDVSMNQIRGNGLGLLGVLPRFKSLKSLRIQLVS, encoded by the exons ATGGACTGGGGCATTTCACGCGGCTTCTCGCTTCTCTGCTCTATTGTGATCACAACGTCGTGTTTGGTGAAAGAGAACCAGGAAGGGGTGCATCTGGACTGCAGATTCAACGGAATGACTTCACTGAATGGGCAGCCGACTGGCAAGGGAGCTTCCGTAGATCTCAGCCACAGCGGTATTTCAGCGCCACCAGATTCTCCCGAGACAGGTCTGGTAGACTCGAAGTTTACCAATCTGAGCTACAACCTTCTGAAAACTTTGATCGAAAACGCCTTTCTTGGACTCCAGCAACTTCAGACCTTAGATCTGAGTCACAACCGGGTTTCTGCGATACAGAACAAGACTTTTGTGGGTCTGACATCCTTGAGGACGTTGAGGTTAGGTTTCAATCGTCTGCGAGAAGTCATGGCTGAAGTCTTTTATGGACTAGATCAGCTTACAACCCTTCAGTTGAACCACAACGAGTTGTCTGTCATAGAGAACAACACTTTTGATGGACTGACTAGCCTGCAAAGGCTGAATTTACAGAGTAACACTATTTTGACGCTGGAAGTGCAAGCCTTCAAAGGTTTGAGCGCCCTGACCGTTCTCGACCTAAGCGGCAACAAACTACGGTACAAACATTCGTCCTTGCCTGAACGGGTGTTTGCAGCTCTCAGATCACTTCAAGAACTCTACATTCAAGACAACAACCAGGACGGTATTGGAGATTACCCAACAAACGTCTTCAACGACCTTGCCGCTCTGAAACGTCTTTCAATTGATTCGTTCCACGATGTGTATTTTGGAGCAGATTTTGCTCAACTGCAAAGTTTGCAAAATTTAGACATCGACAGTAATTGTAGGATAGGACGTCTACAGAACAAATCATTCGATGGCTTAAAGAGCACGTGTCTGCAGAGTATCAGAATCATCCATTGCACCAGACTCTTCAACATTGAA GCGGTGTACGTCGATGAAGACGACGACAGTGTGCACTTAGCCCAATGCGTGGAGCACCTGGACGTGTCAATGAACCAAATACGCGGCAACGGACTGGGTTTGCTCGGTGTTTTACCCCGCTTCAAGAGTTTGAAAAGCTTAAG GATTCAGCTTGTTTCCTGA